One region of Bacillus pumilus genomic DNA includes:
- a CDS encoding ClbS/DfsB family four-helix bundle protein — MTSYESKDVLKQAIMKTYNQYDEEFDMIPEEMKDDRIEDVSRTPAENLAYQVGWTTLLLQWEQDETEGKVVHTPAEGYKWNQLGALYSLFNEKYACQSLVALRAQLKQNVLTICNMLDRMSEEEVFEPHQRKWADGATAKAVWPVYKFIHVNTVAPFKNFRTQIRKWKRLKQG, encoded by the coding sequence ATGACAAGTTATGAGTCAAAAGATGTTTTAAAGCAAGCAATCATGAAGACGTACAATCAATACGATGAAGAATTTGATATGATTCCAGAAGAAATGAAAGATGATCGAATAGAGGATGTGAGCCGAACTCCTGCAGAAAATTTGGCTTATCAAGTTGGTTGGACAACCCTGCTGCTTCAATGGGAGCAAGACGAAACTGAAGGAAAGGTTGTCCATACGCCAGCAGAAGGTTATAAATGGAACCAGCTTGGCGCGTTATATTCTCTTTTTAATGAGAAGTATGCTTGTCAATCACTAGTCGCATTAAGAGCTCAGCTCAAACAGAATGTGTTAACTATTTGTAATATGTTAGATCGTATGAGTGAGGAAGAAGTGTTTGAACCTCATCAACGAAAATGGGCGGATGGCGCTACAGCAAAGGCAGTTTGGCCAGTTTATAAATTTATTCATGTGAATACCGTAGCCCCTTTTAAAAATTTCCGTACTCAAATTCGTAAATGGAAACGATTAAAACAAGGATGA